The following coding sequences are from one Cercospora beticola chromosome 4, complete sequence window:
- a CDS encoding uncharacterized protein (antiSMASH:Cluster_5), which produces MDSKGRTSGSYLDDDSIHEDNPLMSQNTGAKRPVTRRWLNGRTIFTTLNLALFLTGISVWSQVAMLVKTKNLSCKAIANSAGEADLAYDSRVVFQPNWPLVDPPTNETNELWNRLSPPGEGVIELPNEATVGLPPSKPSTKRPLTHTVYGVSVFHQLHCVNLLRLNMYPEEFSWTLTDKTPEEIRMHRDHCIDYLRQAIMCNADVTFEPWTKHGINGMDAIHQCRDYNKIFTWAYEQRMDKEKDVIDPL; this is translated from the exons ATGGACAGCAAAGGAAGGACAAGCGGCTCTTACCTGGACGATGACTCCATCCACGAGGACAACCCTCTCATGTCCCAGAACACAGGAGCCAAAAGACCAGTAACAAGAAGATGGCTCAATGGAAGAACAATCTTCACGACCCTCAACTTGGCTCTGTTCTTGACAGGTATCTCTGTTTGGTCCCAGGTTGCGATGCTTGTCAAAACGAAGAATCTCAGCTGCAAAGCAATAGCCAATTCGGCTGGAGAGGCGGATT TGGCATACGACAGTAGAGTTGTCTTTCAACCAAATTGGCCGCTCGTCGATCCGCCGACCAATGAAACGAACGAGTTGTGGAATCGTTTGTCTCCTCCTGGCGAAGGTGTCATCGAGCTTCCGAACGAAGCCACTGTAGGGCTTCCTCCATCCAAGCCGTCTACGAAGAGGCCTCTGACACATACC GTATACGGCGTCTCAGTCTTCCACCAACTGCATTGCGTCAACTTACTGCGTCTCAACATGTATCCCGAAGAGTTCTCGTGGACACTCACCGACAAGACTCCAGAAGAGATTCGCATGCATCGAGATCACTGCATCGATTACCTCCGTCAAGCCATCATGTGCAACGCCGATGTGACCTTTGAGCCATGGACGAAGCACGGCATCAACGGCATGGATGCCATACATCAATGCCGTGACTACAACAAGATCTTCACCTGGGCCTATGAGCAGCGCATGGATAAAGAGAAGGATGTCATCGATCCGCTTTGA
- a CDS encoding uncharacterized protein (antiSMASH:Cluster_5), with protein sequence MPAYLARGGSLMKKIEASINGKKRLANGGEYDGDRFELCPGCRSRSRPSRFWFVVLACLVVGNLFAWMVYDIRHTQRGSFASPPRYTHAVQERKKLQDSARLDSHGKPLDSCYCGRSVSEAKSLGCIFDPISPSWMPPHCHDSELDAKFRAEAAHYNADGEWHFYRDENRTEEMSSEEVENLANYWEHETGVAGGYASWEWHMLHCLYLYQKAMLAQQGKVVLEARYQTLGHAQHCTMMFTMPKTTFTVVATDGAVHT encoded by the coding sequence ATGCCAGCATACCTAGCGCGCGGTGGCAGTCTGATGAAGAAAATCGAAGCCAGCATCAACGGCAAGAAGAGATTGGCCAACGGAGGAGAGTACGATGGTGATCGATTCGAGTTGTGCCCAGGTTGCAGAAGTCGATCGCGACCGAGTCGTTTCTGGTTCGTAGTCCTAGCCTGCCTGGTTGTTGGGAACTTGTTCGCCTGGATGGTCTACGACATTCGCCATACACAGCGCGGAAGCTTCGCCTCGCCGCCACGTTACACGCACGCCGTGCAAGAACGAAAGAAACTCCAAGATTCTGCCAGACTCGACAGCCACGGCAAGCCCCTCGATTCATGCTATTGCGGCAGGAGCGTGTCGGAAGCCAAATCGCTGGGATGCATTTTCGATCCCATCAGCCCCTCCTGGATGCCGCCACATTGCCACGACTCCGAGCTCGACGCGAAATTTCGAGCAGAAGCCGCGCATTACAATGCGGACGGCGAATGGCACTTCTACCGAGACGAGAACAGGACAGAGGAAATGTCGTCCGAAGAGGTCGAGAACTTGGCGAATTACTGGGAGCATGAGACGGGCGTCGCCGGAGGGTATGCCAGTTGGGAGTGGCATATGTTGCATTGTCTGTATCTCTATCAGAAAGCAATGCTGGCACAGCAAGGAAAGGTGGTCTTGGAGGCAAGATACCAGACGCTTGGCCATGCTCAGCATTGTACGATGATGTTCACGATGCCCAAGACTACCTTTACTGTCGTTGCCACAGATGGAGCGGTTCATACTTGA